TCTTTAATCGGGCTTACCTTGCTGACTTCAAGCCTGACTGATGAATAAAATTTTAACGCCCTGCCGCCGGGAGTGGTCTGGGGATTCCCAAACATAATCCCGATTTTTTCCCTGATTTGATTTATAAAAATAACACAGGTTTTTGATTTATGAATCGATGAAGTCAATTTACGAAGTGCCTGCGACATCAATCTGGCCTGCAATCCTATATGCTGGTCCCCCATCTCACCTTCAATTTCCGCCTTGGGGACTAATGCGGCAACTGAATCAATAACAATAACATCGATTGCGCCGCTCCTGACCAATGTTTCACATATTTCCAATGCCTGTTCGCCTGTATCAGGCTGAGAAACCAAAAGATTGTCAATATCAACTCCGATTTTTTTTGCATAGGCCGGATCCAGCGCGTGTTCCGCGTCAATAAACGCGCATACCCCGCCCTGTTTCTGCGCATTGGATATTACCTGGAGGCATAAAGTGGTTTTTCCCGAAGACTCCTGCCCGAATATTTCTATCACTCTTCCCCGCGGGATGCCGCCGACCCCTAACGCAATGTCCAAAGAAATCGCAGTAGTCGAGATAGACGGCACATCCTTTTTCGCCGCTTCTTCACCCAGTTTCATTATGGAACCCTTGCCGAACTGTTTTTCTATTTGTAATAATGCTGTCTCCAAAGCTTTAGTGCGGTTGTCAATCATTTTTCTTTCCTCCCAATTTATTAATTCCCTTTAATCCCCTCTTTCTTTAAACAAAACTCTTTCAAGATAGAATATTCCGCGCCTTTTGAACTAAGCACACTTTTCATTACATAAATTTTGTCAGTAAAAATTTCTCCTGTTTTAAAATTGCGGCATGGAGTCAAATCTTCCCACAAATTTTTGAAAGAATTATCCTCTGTTTTTACCCGTCCCAAGGTAAGATGGGGTTTGTAATCCCTTTTTTCTTCAGGGAAACCCCTGTTTACAAGATTATTTTCAATTTTTGAAACCAGGCTTTTAAGTTCTTCTTCTCCCTTTTTTATTCCCAGCCATACCACGCGGGGAGACCGCTCACTTGGAAACATTCCTAATCCTTCACAAGAAAAACTGAAAGGGACACTTTCCGTCACAGCGTTTTGACAGCCTGAATATAACTTATTTAAATCACTTTCCGGTGTTTTTCCCAAAAATTTAAGTGTCAAATGCAAATTTTCATCTGATACCCACCGGATATTTGAAAATTTTCCGCGCATTCTTGAAATAAAACCGGCTAATTTTAATTTAATATCGGGAGGGAAATTTATCGCGATAAAAATCCGG
The nucleotide sequence above comes from bacterium. Encoded proteins:
- the recA gene encoding recombinase RecA, with translation MIDNRTKALETALLQIEKQFGKGSIMKLGEEAAKKDVPSISTTAISLDIALGVGGIPRGRVIEIFGQESSGKTTLCLQVISNAQKQGGVCAFIDAEHALDPAYAKKIGVDIDNLLVSQPDTGEQALEICETLVRSGAIDVIVIDSVAALVPKAEIEGEMGDQHIGLQARLMSQALRKLTSSIHKSKTCVIFINQIREKIGIMFGNPQTTPGGRALKFYSSVRLEVSKVSPIKEGENVIGYITRVKVVKNKVAPPFRTAEFDLMFDEGISRVGSLLDVAAQHGIIEKSGSWYTYKNERIGQGRENAKGFLKGNPKLANEIETKIREKSGLIKAEGGSQKSEVKGQKPEGK
- the thpR gene encoding RNA 2',3'-cyclic phosphodiesterase codes for the protein MIKKMEYTRIFIAINFPPDIKLKLAGFISRMRGKFSNIRWVSDENLHLTLKFLGKTPESDLNKLYSGCQNAVTESVPFSFSCEGLGMFPSERSPRVVWLGIKKGEEELKSLVSKIENNLVNRGFPEEKRDYKPHLTLGRVKTEDNSFKNLWEDLTPCRNFKTGEIFTDKIYVMKSVLSSKGAEYSILKEFCLKKEGIKGN